A DNA window from Drosophila virilis strain 15010-1051.87 chromosome 4, Dvir_AGI_RSII-ME, whole genome shotgun sequence contains the following coding sequences:
- the LOC6634303 gene encoding phenoloxidase-activating factor 2 isoform X2, translated as MWRVWCLIFILFLQTHQNAAAQESPCGPERRCIFRSYCVKETVSIYARAEIDFRASETCPHNLQVCCKLENIQVPVPAPNPKFECGVRNIEGKPVPIVKSREEETDFPEFPWVVAIFLNASTEQKFIGGGSILAPNVVLTAAHIVYTRRTQDLVARAGEWDIHSEIEPLRHKNCLVLETICHEQFHTGTAIYDIALLILRTPLELTHHIMPVCLPRSLEFLNFERCFVAGWGKPSFEQVASMRNVLRKVDLPIVNRTECQQRLRSTRLGRYFELHESFICAGGERGLDACTGDGGSPLFCPLLDHPNQYFQLGIVAWGLGCHTEDVPGVYANVFQLQKWLRKNLKDLDVNPNYFTPTFTTEYFDRQMHSKNLTKL; from the exons ATGTGGAGAGTGTGGtgcttaatatttattttgtttttgcaaacGCACCAAAATGCGG CAGCTCAGGAGTCACCCTGTGGCCCTGAGCGCAGATGCATTTTTCGATCGTACTGCGTCAAGGAAACCGTTAGTATATACGCCAGGGCCGAAATAGACTTTCGCGCGAGCGAAACTTGTCCACATAATCTTCAAGTATGCTGCAAGCTGGAAAATATT CAAGTGCCAGTCCCAGCGCCCAATCCCAAATTTGAATGCGGCGTGCGCAACATCGAGGGTAAGCCAGTACCAATTGTCAAGAGCAGGGAAGAGGAAACGGATTTTCCCGAATTTCCCTGGGTGGTggccatatttttaaatgccaGCACAGAGCAAAAGTTTATTGGAGGCGGTTCGATTCTGGCACCGAATGTGGTCCTCACCGCCGCCCACATCGTCTACACGCGCCGCACCCAGGATCTGGTGGCACGCGCAGGCGAATGGGACATTCACTCCGAGATCGAGCCGCTCAGGCATAAGAACTGCTTGGTTCTGGAAACGATTTGCCACGAGCAGTTCCACACTGGCACAGCCATATACGACATTGCGCTGTTGATCTTGCGAACACCTCTGGAGCTGACACATCACATAATGCCCGTGTGCCTGCCGCGTTCGCTTGAGTTTCTGAACTTCGAACGCTGCTTCGTGGCGGGCTGGGGCAAGCCCAGCTTTGAGCAGGTTGCAAGTATGCGCAATGTGCTGCGAAAAGTGGATCTGCCCATTGTGAACCGTACCGAGTGCCAGCAGAGGCTGCGCTCAACGCGTCTGGGCAGATACTTTGAGCTGCACGAGAGCTTCATTTGCGCCGGCGGGGAGCGGGGCCTGGATGCGTGCACCGGAGATGGCGGCTCGCCGCTCTTCTGTCCGCTGCTCGATCACCCGAATCAATACTTCCAGCTGGGCATTGTGGCCTGGGGCTTGGGCTGTCACACGGAAGATGTGCCTGGCGTCTATGCGAATGTGTTTCAATTGCAGAAATGGTTGCGCAAAAACCTCAAGGATCTTGACGTGAATCCTAACTACTTTACGCCCACCTTTACAACTGAATACTTCGATAGGCAAATGCATTCGAAAAACTTAACTAAGCTGTAA
- the LOC6634303 gene encoding phenoloxidase-activating factor 2 isoform X1, translating to MWRVWCLIFILFLQTHQNAGTPAQESPCGPERRCIFRSYCVKETVSIYARAEIDFRASETCPHNLQVCCKLENIQVPVPAPNPKFECGVRNIEGKPVPIVKSREEETDFPEFPWVVAIFLNASTEQKFIGGGSILAPNVVLTAAHIVYTRRTQDLVARAGEWDIHSEIEPLRHKNCLVLETICHEQFHTGTAIYDIALLILRTPLELTHHIMPVCLPRSLEFLNFERCFVAGWGKPSFEQVASMRNVLRKVDLPIVNRTECQQRLRSTRLGRYFELHESFICAGGERGLDACTGDGGSPLFCPLLDHPNQYFQLGIVAWGLGCHTEDVPGVYANVFQLQKWLRKNLKDLDVNPNYFTPTFTTEYFDRQMHSKNLTKL from the exons ATGTGGAGAGTGTGGtgcttaatatttattttgtttttgcaaacGCACCAAAATGCGGGtacac CAGCTCAGGAGTCACCCTGTGGCCCTGAGCGCAGATGCATTTTTCGATCGTACTGCGTCAAGGAAACCGTTAGTATATACGCCAGGGCCGAAATAGACTTTCGCGCGAGCGAAACTTGTCCACATAATCTTCAAGTATGCTGCAAGCTGGAAAATATT CAAGTGCCAGTCCCAGCGCCCAATCCCAAATTTGAATGCGGCGTGCGCAACATCGAGGGTAAGCCAGTACCAATTGTCAAGAGCAGGGAAGAGGAAACGGATTTTCCCGAATTTCCCTGGGTGGTggccatatttttaaatgccaGCACAGAGCAAAAGTTTATTGGAGGCGGTTCGATTCTGGCACCGAATGTGGTCCTCACCGCCGCCCACATCGTCTACACGCGCCGCACCCAGGATCTGGTGGCACGCGCAGGCGAATGGGACATTCACTCCGAGATCGAGCCGCTCAGGCATAAGAACTGCTTGGTTCTGGAAACGATTTGCCACGAGCAGTTCCACACTGGCACAGCCATATACGACATTGCGCTGTTGATCTTGCGAACACCTCTGGAGCTGACACATCACATAATGCCCGTGTGCCTGCCGCGTTCGCTTGAGTTTCTGAACTTCGAACGCTGCTTCGTGGCGGGCTGGGGCAAGCCCAGCTTTGAGCAGGTTGCAAGTATGCGCAATGTGCTGCGAAAAGTGGATCTGCCCATTGTGAACCGTACCGAGTGCCAGCAGAGGCTGCGCTCAACGCGTCTGGGCAGATACTTTGAGCTGCACGAGAGCTTCATTTGCGCCGGCGGGGAGCGGGGCCTGGATGCGTGCACCGGAGATGGCGGCTCGCCGCTCTTCTGTCCGCTGCTCGATCACCCGAATCAATACTTCCAGCTGGGCATTGTGGCCTGGGGCTTGGGCTGTCACACGGAAGATGTGCCTGGCGTCTATGCGAATGTGTTTCAATTGCAGAAATGGTTGCGCAAAAACCTCAAGGATCTTGACGTGAATCCTAACTACTTTACGCCCACCTTTACAACTGAATACTTCGATAGGCAAATGCATTCGAAAAACTTAACTAAGCTGTAA
- the LOC6634303 gene encoding phenoloxidase-activating factor 2 isoform X3, producing MWRVWCLIFILFLQTHQNAAQESPCGPERRCIFRSYCVKETVSIYARAEIDFRASETCPHNLQVCCKLENIQVPVPAPNPKFECGVRNIEGKPVPIVKSREEETDFPEFPWVVAIFLNASTEQKFIGGGSILAPNVVLTAAHIVYTRRTQDLVARAGEWDIHSEIEPLRHKNCLVLETICHEQFHTGTAIYDIALLILRTPLELTHHIMPVCLPRSLEFLNFERCFVAGWGKPSFEQVASMRNVLRKVDLPIVNRTECQQRLRSTRLGRYFELHESFICAGGERGLDACTGDGGSPLFCPLLDHPNQYFQLGIVAWGLGCHTEDVPGVYANVFQLQKWLRKNLKDLDVNPNYFTPTFTTEYFDRQMHSKNLTKL from the exons ATGTGGAGAGTGTGGtgcttaatatttattttgtttttgcaaacGCACCAAAATGCGG CTCAGGAGTCACCCTGTGGCCCTGAGCGCAGATGCATTTTTCGATCGTACTGCGTCAAGGAAACCGTTAGTATATACGCCAGGGCCGAAATAGACTTTCGCGCGAGCGAAACTTGTCCACATAATCTTCAAGTATGCTGCAAGCTGGAAAATATT CAAGTGCCAGTCCCAGCGCCCAATCCCAAATTTGAATGCGGCGTGCGCAACATCGAGGGTAAGCCAGTACCAATTGTCAAGAGCAGGGAAGAGGAAACGGATTTTCCCGAATTTCCCTGGGTGGTggccatatttttaaatgccaGCACAGAGCAAAAGTTTATTGGAGGCGGTTCGATTCTGGCACCGAATGTGGTCCTCACCGCCGCCCACATCGTCTACACGCGCCGCACCCAGGATCTGGTGGCACGCGCAGGCGAATGGGACATTCACTCCGAGATCGAGCCGCTCAGGCATAAGAACTGCTTGGTTCTGGAAACGATTTGCCACGAGCAGTTCCACACTGGCACAGCCATATACGACATTGCGCTGTTGATCTTGCGAACACCTCTGGAGCTGACACATCACATAATGCCCGTGTGCCTGCCGCGTTCGCTTGAGTTTCTGAACTTCGAACGCTGCTTCGTGGCGGGCTGGGGCAAGCCCAGCTTTGAGCAGGTTGCAAGTATGCGCAATGTGCTGCGAAAAGTGGATCTGCCCATTGTGAACCGTACCGAGTGCCAGCAGAGGCTGCGCTCAACGCGTCTGGGCAGATACTTTGAGCTGCACGAGAGCTTCATTTGCGCCGGCGGGGAGCGGGGCCTGGATGCGTGCACCGGAGATGGCGGCTCGCCGCTCTTCTGTCCGCTGCTCGATCACCCGAATCAATACTTCCAGCTGGGCATTGTGGCCTGGGGCTTGGGCTGTCACACGGAAGATGTGCCTGGCGTCTATGCGAATGTGTTTCAATTGCAGAAATGGTTGCGCAAAAACCTCAAGGATCTTGACGTGAATCCTAACTACTTTACGCCCACCTTTACAACTGAATACTTCGATAGGCAAATGCATTCGAAAAACTTAACTAAGCTGTAA
- the LOC6634304 gene encoding uncharacterized protein, giving the protein MASLAANTCKVKGVAAAASAESSAQVAPSSPRPVASSTPDAGHGRRGRKSKQTSSGWAMELRSRKYTEILGRRAIHAPRSGQKTPKSARAARASKTPKVCGTPGTPKTAKRLSKTRLKIEQPDVAPEQSTPQITAPKRYSPLSARRRKELLSIQLGPVSRRRPLYARRSPRIAEKRRAEEQALGLGNTIDSPYKRRRCERGSSVAVPQLRPPNAEKSMDSSTSRQRHYVLQPSSSLAASEQQREECGVTVSVLGTVKKDTTLKLEANLRVDVSTASENSAIETLANKSQTEQQPNPRVDASTASENLAIETPTPVETDLGESTLKPDERSLECGVQILAADNEGGQDDNEHGEQVAATSNSQDFVEDLPETETKEQELQLINARQSREIKAEHRDKSGCFLM; this is encoded by the exons ATGGCATCCCTAGCTGCGAATACCTGCAAAGTGAagggcgtggcagcagcagcatcagcagagTCGTCGGCACAGGTTGCCCCAAGTAGCCCTCGGCCCGTGGCGTCATCTACGCCGGACGCAGGTCACGGCAGGCGGGGCAGGAAGAGCAAACAGACCTCTTCTGGCTGGGCAATGGAATTGCGTTCACGCAAGTACACCGAGATCCTTGGAAGACGTGCCATACATGCACCCAGATCAGGCCAAAAGACACCGAAATCTGCTCGAGCAGCGCGAGCATCTAAAACTCCAAAGGTATGCGGCACGCCCGGCACACCGAAGACGGCAAAGCGTTTGTCCAAAACTCGCCTGAAAAT CGAACAGCCCGATGTGGCGCCCGAGCAGTCCACGCCCCAAATAACTGCCCCCAAAAGGTATTCCCCGCTCTCCGCACGCAGAAGAAAGGAACTATTGAGCATACAACTGGGTCCAGTTTCGCGTAGACGTCCTCTATACGCACGCCGGAGTCCTAGAATAGCGGAGAAGAGAAGAGC GGAGGAGCAAGCCTTGGGCTTGGGTAATACCATAGACTCGCCGTACAAGCGCAGACGCTGCGAGAGGGGATCGAGCGTGGCTGTGCCTCAGTTGCGGCCCCCAAATGCAGAAAAGAGCATGGACTCATCCACCAGCCGGCAGCGACATTATGTATTACAGCCGAGCAGCTCCTTGGCCGCATCAGAGCAACAAAGAGAAGAATGTGGCGTGACTGTGTCCGTGTTGGGTACAGTCAAAAAAGACACAACTTTAAAGCTGGAGGCGAATCTTCGAGTGGATGTATCCACAGCGAGCGAAAACTCAGCTATCGAGACTCTGGCGAATAAGAGTCAAACTGAACAGCAGCCGAATCCTCGCGTAGATGCATCCACAGCGAGCGAGAACTTAGCTATCGAAACTCCAACTCCAGTTGAGACTGACCTAGGCGAGAGCACACTCAAGCCCGATGAACGGAGCCTCGAATGTGGTGTTCAAATCCTAGCAGCAGATAACGAGGGGGGGCAGGATGATAATGAACACGGAGAGCAGGTGGCAGCTACTAGTAATTCCCAGGACTTTGTGGAAGATTTACCTGAAACCGAAACGAAAgagcaggagctgcagctgatcAATGCAAGGCAAAGCAGGGAAATAAAAGCCGAGCACCGCGACAAAAGTGGCTGTTTTCTCATGTAA
- the LOC6634303 gene encoding phenoloxidase-activating factor 2 isoform X4: protein MLAQESPCGPERRCIFRSYCVKETVSIYARAEIDFRASETCPHNLQVCCKLENIQVPVPAPNPKFECGVRNIEGKPVPIVKSREEETDFPEFPWVVAIFLNASTEQKFIGGGSILAPNVVLTAAHIVYTRRTQDLVARAGEWDIHSEIEPLRHKNCLVLETICHEQFHTGTAIYDIALLILRTPLELTHHIMPVCLPRSLEFLNFERCFVAGWGKPSFEQVASMRNVLRKVDLPIVNRTECQQRLRSTRLGRYFELHESFICAGGERGLDACTGDGGSPLFCPLLDHPNQYFQLGIVAWGLGCHTEDVPGVYANVFQLQKWLRKNLKDLDVNPNYFTPTFTTEYFDRQMHSKNLTKL from the exons CTCAGGAGTCACCCTGTGGCCCTGAGCGCAGATGCATTTTTCGATCGTACTGCGTCAAGGAAACCGTTAGTATATACGCCAGGGCCGAAATAGACTTTCGCGCGAGCGAAACTTGTCCACATAATCTTCAAGTATGCTGCAAGCTGGAAAATATT CAAGTGCCAGTCCCAGCGCCCAATCCCAAATTTGAATGCGGCGTGCGCAACATCGAGGGTAAGCCAGTACCAATTGTCAAGAGCAGGGAAGAGGAAACGGATTTTCCCGAATTTCCCTGGGTGGTggccatatttttaaatgccaGCACAGAGCAAAAGTTTATTGGAGGCGGTTCGATTCTGGCACCGAATGTGGTCCTCACCGCCGCCCACATCGTCTACACGCGCCGCACCCAGGATCTGGTGGCACGCGCAGGCGAATGGGACATTCACTCCGAGATCGAGCCGCTCAGGCATAAGAACTGCTTGGTTCTGGAAACGATTTGCCACGAGCAGTTCCACACTGGCACAGCCATATACGACATTGCGCTGTTGATCTTGCGAACACCTCTGGAGCTGACACATCACATAATGCCCGTGTGCCTGCCGCGTTCGCTTGAGTTTCTGAACTTCGAACGCTGCTTCGTGGCGGGCTGGGGCAAGCCCAGCTTTGAGCAGGTTGCAAGTATGCGCAATGTGCTGCGAAAAGTGGATCTGCCCATTGTGAACCGTACCGAGTGCCAGCAGAGGCTGCGCTCAACGCGTCTGGGCAGATACTTTGAGCTGCACGAGAGCTTCATTTGCGCCGGCGGGGAGCGGGGCCTGGATGCGTGCACCGGAGATGGCGGCTCGCCGCTCTTCTGTCCGCTGCTCGATCACCCGAATCAATACTTCCAGCTGGGCATTGTGGCCTGGGGCTTGGGCTGTCACACGGAAGATGTGCCTGGCGTCTATGCGAATGTGTTTCAATTGCAGAAATGGTTGCGCAAAAACCTCAAGGATCTTGACGTGAATCCTAACTACTTTACGCCCACCTTTACAACTGAATACTTCGATAGGCAAATGCATTCGAAAAACTTAACTAAGCTGTAA
- the LOC6634302 gene encoding uncharacterized protein, with product MDPPLFVPCDLEQFRDPKKKLAQAPACEELDKLSAQDEISVSSIISALIRPIEPSDEQYRQCDWGIDPKKFLPVKQAVIFKEQLFISKLRNTNCKLSENLKVFFERELKQIGKFCLNVEEAYDGYVIYSSSKMKKGKGITECGHQLKGKYDDQFLLICEKRSETDRIDHAIVEKTLEVRNHADLYLTAIRETKINEETQKFKATIDIKDRDHTFVLDGGIQVLMRHLVCHNFVGTFEYYTMNLYGRVLRCNLVVHKDRKLVRIFYRTYKNAIHIITQQCFNDELQDVAETFMTPEGRIVLHFWRGYNYLLHAVCAPPKKKELIMPKMELMWRQNVVLARKYRELKALNYENTTKYLESNSELADFMQDYVLNVLRYKPSNVLEFSIMFFQNMANS from the exons ATGG ACCCGCCGCTGTTTGTGCCATGCGATCTTGAACAATTTCGCGATCCAAAAAAGAAACTCGCTCAAGCGCCTGCCTGCGAGGAATTGGACAAGCTGAGCGCCCAGGATGAGATCAGTGTGTCGAGTATTATTTCCGCTCTGATAAGACCTATCGAGCCCTCAGATGAGCAGTATAGGCAATGCGATTGGGGAATCGATCCCAAGAAATTTCTTCCCGTCAAACAGGCTGTGATTTTTAAGGAGCAGCTGTTCATCTCCAAGTTGCGCAACACTAACTGCAAGCTGAGCGAGAACCTGAAGGTCTTCTTTGAGCGCGAACTGAAGCAGATCGGCAAGTTCTGCCTGAACGTGGAGGAGGCCTACGATGGCTATGTGatctacagcagcagcaaaatgaaGAAGGGCAAGGGCATTACCGAGTGCGGACACCAGCTCAAGGGTAAATACGATGATCAGTTTCTGTTGATTTGCGAGAAGCGTTCGGAAACCGATCGCATCGATCATGCGATTGTGGAAAAAACTCTGGAAGTGCGCAACCATGCAGATTTATATCTCACGGCCATACGCGAGACGAAAATCAACGAGGAGACACAAAAGTTCAAGGCCACCATTGATATCAAGGATCGTGATCATACCTTCGTCCTGGACGGTGGCATACAGGTGCTCATGCGGCATCTGGTCTGTCACAATTTTGTTGGCACCTTCGAGTACTACACGATGAATCTGTACGGCCGTGTGCTGCGCTGCAATCTGGTTGTGCACAAGGACCGCAAGCTGGTGCGCATCTTCTATCGCACCTACAAGAATGCCATTCACATCATCACACAGCAGTGCTTCAACGACGAGCTGCAGGATGTGGCCGAGACCTTCATGACGCCCGAGGGTCGCATAGTGCTCCATTTTTGGCGCGGTTACAACTATTTGCTGCACGCCGTCTGCGCCCCGCCCAAGAAAAAGGAGCTCATCATGCCCAAGATGGAGTTGATGTGGCGTCAGAATGTCGTACTTGCACGCAAGTATCGGGAACTGAAGGCTCTCAATTATGAAAACACCACCAAATATCTAGAGTCGAACTCTGAATTGGCTGATTTTATGCAGGATTATGTGTTGAATGTGCTGCGCTATAAGCCCAGCAATGTCCTGGAATTTTCTATAATGTTTTTCCAAAACATGGCGAACTCTTGA